CCGCTGTGGCTGGCGCTGCGGATGTACCTGGGCCTGGTGTGGATGAACTTCGGGCTCGGAAAGATCCGGGCGGGATGGCTGACGAGCAATCCGCTCCGCCCCCTGCTGACCGCCGTCGCCGAGGGGCAGACGCAAACGCCGCTGGACTTCTACACGCACGTCGCCCGGCTGATGGTGGACACCGGCGCCGACAGCCTGCTCTCGGTGCTGATTCCCCTGGCCGAGGTGGCGGTGGCGATCTCGTTCTTTTCGGGCGTGCTCCTGGTGCCGGCGGCCATCATTGCGATCGGCATCAACCTAAACCTGATCCTGGCGGGCATCGCGTCGGTGCACTTCGACGGCAGGATCATCGTGATGCAGGTGCTGCTGCTCGCGGCGTGGCGTGTGGCGGGACTGCTGGGGGTGGGGACGCTGGTGAGGCGGATGTGGCCCCGGCTGCATGTCGTGCGGAAGGTGACGGTCTGAGAGTGCCCCTCCCCGGCCCCTCCCCGCACGGTACTGCTGTGCGGAGAGGGGAGAAGTTCGGGTGAGCGGGGCGGGTTGTGGCGAATGCCGCGGCCGCCCCCCTCTCCCGGCCTCTCCCCCATAAACCCCATGGGGGAGAGGAGAATTCGATTGCGCTCCGGCCGGCCCCGCGCACTCTGCGGGAACGCGGGCAGGGTTCAGTGCGGTTCGAGGAGCCCGGCGCACGCCCCTGGCAGCCCTCATCTCCCCGGCCCTCTCCCCCGCAAGCGGGGGAAAGGGAGAATTCGATCGCACTCCGGCTGGCTTCGCGCACTCGACTGCGCGTGCAGTCCGCGAAGGCGGACTTTGGGCCTTTGTTGCCGCGACTTCAGTCGCCCCAGCAGGGCCGGCGCCCCTCTCAAATTCACCCGCCGGTCAACTCCTTGGCCGCGCCGCGATCCAGGATCCACACCATCTCCCCCGCCGGGCGAACCAGCTGCGCGGGGATGCGATATGGATCGATCGGCCCCTCCAGCGCGGACCGGACGATGGACGCCTTGCCCGCCCCCAGCGCGAGCATCTCCACGCGTCGCGCCGTGTTCAAGACGGGGACAGTCAGCGTGAGCCGCCACTCCCCCAGCGGCCGGTGCAGCGACCAGCCGACGGTGCGCTCGGCATCGCGAAGCAGGTCATCGAAGGGAAAGAGCGACGCCGTGTGCCCGTCTGGGCCGATCCCCAGGTGAACCAGGTCGAACCGCGGGACCCCCGGGCCGAAGAACGCCTCCAGTTCCGCCGCATACCTCGCGGCGCCCTCGCGAGGCGGAAGCTCGCCCGGCATGCGGTGTACGTTCCGTGGCGGAATGGGCACGCGGGTGATGAATGCCGCGTTCGCCATCCGGAAGTTGCTGCGCGGATGACCCGGCGTAACGCAGCGGTCGTCGCCCCAGAACAGGTGCACGCCCTCCCACGGGATCATCGACCGGAACGGCTCGTCCCCCAGCATCTGATACGACTGCTCCGGCGCGCTCCCGCCTGAGAGAGCCACGCTGAACCGGCCGCGTGAGCGCACAGCCTCCACGGCGTGGCGTGCGAAGCTCTCCGCGGAAGCGCGAGAGGCGGCCTGCGCATCGGCGTAGACTTCGATGCGGGAGGCCCCGGGGTGAACGACCTCGGCGGATGTCGGCTGCGTGGACACGATGGTTTCCGTTGCTTACGTTCCGGCATCGGCCCCGGTCCGTCTCCGGGGCGCTGATGCACGATCCTGACTGGAGGTTGCGCGTGCTGTTTCGCCGCGGTCCCAAGGTTCCCCCACCCCGCCCGCCGGACCTGCCGTTCGACGAGGCGGCGCGCGACGCCCTCGGCAACGCGACGGCCGAGGCGCAGAAGGCCAACGTAGGCGCCGTGCATGCCGAGCACCTGCTCTACGCGCTGATGGCCGACCCCTCGGGCCTGGCGGCGCGCGCATTCGAGCGGCTGGGGCACGAGCCTGCGATGGTGCGCCGGCGGATGGAGCACGCCTCGCCGCCGCGCGCGTGGGGCCTGCGCGCGCCCGTGCTCCCCTACGCGGACGACGTGAAAGGCGCCATCGAGTTCGCCATGCGCGAAGCCCGCGCGGCCGGCCTTCACCAGGTGGGCGCGGGCGAACTGCTGCTCGGCGTGCTGCAATCGCCGATGGGCGTCCCGGCGCGCATCTTCGGCCAGATGGAGATCACCGCCACGGCCCTCCGCGCCGCCCTCAAGGCCGGAACCCACCCGACCGAACCGTAGCGCCGGCCGCGCGCGGACCCCATCGCCCTGTGCGCCGGCTGTCGCCCCCCATCCCCAACCCTTCCCCCGCAAACTGCGCGGGGGAAGGGAGCCAGTTGAGTGCGCGGGGCCAGCCGGACCGCAATCGAATTCTCCCTTTCCCCCGCTTGCGGGGGAGAGGGCCGGGGAGAGAGGGCTGCCAGGGGCATGCGCCGGGTTCCCCGAAGCGCACCGTTCCTCGCCCGCGTCCCCCATCCCATGCGCGAGGCCGACCGGAGCGC
This Longimicrobium sp. DNA region includes the following protein-coding sequences:
- the pgl gene encoding 6-phosphogluconolactonase, with amino-acid sequence MSTQPTSAEVVHPGASRIEVYADAQAASRASAESFARHAVEAVRSRGRFSVALSGGSAPEQSYQMLGDEPFRSMIPWEGVHLFWGDDRCVTPGHPRSNFRMANAAFITRVPIPPRNVHRMPGELPPREGAARYAAELEAFFGPGVPRFDLVHLGIGPDGHTASLFPFDDLLRDAERTVGWSLHRPLGEWRLTLTVPVLNTARRVEMLALGAGKASIVRSALEGPIDPYRIPAQLVRPAGEMVWILDRGAAKELTGG
- a CDS encoding Clp protease N-terminal domain-containing protein, which produces MLFRRGPKVPPPRPPDLPFDEAARDALGNATAEAQKANVGAVHAEHLLYALMADPSGLAARAFERLGHEPAMVRRRMEHASPPRAWGLRAPVLPYADDVKGAIEFAMREARAAGLHQVGAGELLLGVLQSPMGVPARIFGQMEITATALRAALKAGTHPTEP